In Bernardetia sp., a single window of DNA contains:
- a CDS encoding sterol desaturase family protein, whose translation MLLLHIFLSALSNKPVFDLSNLETLNQQINDLNPPPIIVWAVPVMLSLVALEYFLERREKKEHQEKKITYNKHTFFPSVLIGLGNLISTALAKVLTFGVVLFFFSISPFYIEPSWWSFIPCFIVLDFCRYWAHRIAHRQRFWWATHVTHHSSEDYNFTVSFRLSWVQQLKVVFFLPVALLGFHPITFFICHQVAVLYQFWIHTEQIRKMPAWFEYFFVTPSHHRVHHGINEHYIDKNYGSTFIIWDKMFGSFQPEEEEVVYGITTPIHSTNPVRLVFHEFVDIAKDLKKVRSPKQAFKVLFSPPGTYNPDEK comes from the coding sequence ATGTTACTTCTACACATTTTTTTATCTGCTCTTAGTAATAAACCTGTATTTGATTTGAGCAATTTAGAAACCTTAAACCAGCAAATCAATGACTTGAATCCTCCTCCAATTATTGTTTGGGCTGTTCCTGTGATGCTTTCCTTAGTTGCTTTAGAATATTTTTTAGAGCGAAGAGAAAAAAAAGAACATCAAGAAAAAAAAATCACCTACAACAAACACACATTTTTCCCCTCTGTTCTGATTGGCTTGGGAAATCTTATCTCTACAGCACTAGCTAAAGTTCTTACTTTTGGAGTGGTTTTGTTCTTTTTTAGTATCAGTCCATTTTATATAGAACCGTCTTGGTGGTCTTTTATCCCTTGCTTTATTGTATTAGATTTTTGTAGATATTGGGCGCATCGTATTGCACATCGCCAACGTTTTTGGTGGGCTACTCACGTTACACATCACTCTTCAGAAGACTATAATTTTACAGTTTCGTTTCGCCTTTCTTGGGTGCAGCAGCTTAAAGTGGTCTTTTTCCTGCCTGTGGCACTACTGGGTTTTCATCCTATAACATTTTTTATTTGTCATCAAGTAGCTGTTTTGTATCAGTTTTGGATTCATACCGAACAAATCAGAAAAATGCCAGCTTGGTTTGAGTATTTCTTTGTAACGCCATCTCATCATAGAGTACATCATGGAATAAATGAGCATTATATCGACAAAAACTATGGCTCTACTTTTATTATTTGGGATAAAATGTTTGGTAGCTTTCAGCCAGAAGAAGAGGAAGTTGTATATGGCATCACTACGCCAATTCATAGTACAAACCCTGTACGCCTAGTTTTTCATGAGTTTGTAGATATTGCCAAAGACTTAAAAAAAGTGCGTTCTCCAAAGCAGGCATTCAAAGTATTATTTAGCCCTCCTGGTACATATAATCCAGATGAAAAGTAA
- a CDS encoding OmpA family protein has protein sequence MNILSQKSNSIKLFAALTLLFAFFTACSSVYQKAESEFDRAAYNKAITLYQSYLAKNPAKAAEVNYKIAEAYRRSNRLEMALPYYEKVKEAGTDKLTAGDRDTLRYYTAEALKVNKKYDEAKAQFEDYAKFGINQKLKTLAQSEIENLESINEIAEANKYVTVVPCDGINTENSDFAPTKWMNKLVFSSDRRKEDIYEGTGQGFYDLYLFENENGISDTTNACIGTVKLWGGDVFNKAGTHDASATFSPDGKMVIFARSGNGDKKGESDKEVSLYTSSLNNGLWSDAQPLKYVNSSYWDGTPHISKDGKTLYFSSNRASSKGGLDIYKASYNERDKTWSNVQRLGDDINTEGNEMFPYIDEKGRFFFASDGQGGLGGLDIFVQEEIPNPEDTATMIKKIRNVGAPINSTGDDFGLTFTEKDDKGGYFTSKRQITETEPIEEVNDNIYRFHLDSLDIREVRYVLCGTVEGVDMVENTRGFLSGVELDLNLGTDKIVKVSTDDKGTFLFDTSLVIGKIYDIDVMASGYLPKEDNAFSTVGRGLDKSKLTQMYTTVYFDTAFVLTKDFFETGDGEGKDMLPPEIEILYELDKDRLTPEAKAKLDNFVVFLNEYLEMYPEAKLIMGSHTDSRGSNGYNQRLSQRRANSAVKYIIEKGISKDKIKAVGYGETRLKIPRAKNEEEHQLNRRTTVEVVK, from the coding sequence ATGAATATTCTATCTCAAAAAAGTAATTCTATTAAGCTCTTTGCAGCTTTGACTTTACTTTTTGCATTTTTTACAGCTTGTTCGTCTGTCTATCAGAAGGCAGAATCCGAATTTGATAGAGCAGCGTACAACAAAGCCATTACCCTCTATCAATCATATCTTGCAAAAAACCCAGCGAAGGCAGCTGAAGTCAATTACAAAATTGCAGAAGCCTATCGCCGTTCGAATCGTTTGGAAATGGCATTACCTTACTATGAAAAAGTTAAGGAAGCTGGAACAGACAAGCTCACAGCAGGCGACCGTGATACACTACGCTATTATACAGCAGAAGCCTTGAAAGTCAATAAAAAATATGATGAAGCAAAGGCACAGTTTGAAGATTATGCTAAGTTTGGCATCAATCAAAAACTCAAAACGTTAGCGCAAAGTGAAATTGAAAACTTAGAAAGTATCAACGAAATTGCAGAAGCAAACAAATATGTAACTGTTGTTCCTTGTGATGGTATCAATACAGAAAATTCTGATTTTGCACCTACCAAATGGATGAACAAACTGGTTTTTTCATCAGATAGAAGAAAAGAAGATATTTATGAAGGAACAGGACAAGGTTTTTACGACTTGTATCTCTTTGAAAATGAAAACGGCATTTCTGACACTACCAATGCTTGTATAGGCACAGTTAAACTTTGGGGAGGAGATGTTTTTAATAAAGCAGGAACACACGACGCTTCGGCTACCTTTTCTCCAGATGGAAAAATGGTAATTTTTGCTCGTAGTGGAAATGGCGATAAAAAAGGAGAATCAGATAAAGAAGTCAGTCTTTATACCTCATCTTTAAATAATGGGCTTTGGTCAGATGCACAGCCTTTGAAGTACGTAAATAGTAGCTATTGGGATGGAACACCACATATTTCTAAAGATGGCAAAACACTTTATTTTTCTTCTAACCGTGCTTCTAGCAAGGGAGGTTTGGATATTTATAAGGCAAGCTACAATGAAAGAGACAAAACGTGGTCAAATGTGCAGCGTTTGGGAGACGACATAAATACAGAAGGCAATGAAATGTTTCCTTATATCGATGAAAAAGGACGTTTCTTTTTTGCTTCGGATGGACAGGGTGGCTTAGGAGGCTTGGATATTTTTGTACAAGAAGAAATACCAAACCCAGAAGACACAGCTACAATGATTAAGAAAATTCGTAATGTAGGTGCGCCAATCAATAGTACTGGCGATGATTTTGGACTTACTTTTACAGAAAAAGACGATAAAGGAGGATATTTTACTTCAAAACGTCAAATAACAGAAACAGAGCCAATTGAAGAAGTAAATGATAATATTTATCGCTTCCATTTAGATTCTTTAGATATTCGTGAGGTGCGTTACGTACTTTGTGGAACAGTTGAAGGAGTGGATATGGTAGAAAATACTCGTGGTTTCCTTTCTGGAGTAGAGCTAGATTTAAACTTAGGGACAGACAAAATTGTAAAAGTTTCTACAGATGACAAAGGAACATTCTTGTTTGATACTTCACTTGTCATTGGAAAAATCTATGATATTGACGTGATGGCTTCTGGTTATTTACCAAAAGAAGATAATGCTTTCTCAACAGTTGGGCGTGGCTTAGATAAGAGCAAACTTACTCAAATGTACACTACAGTTTATTTTGATACGGCTTTCGTCTTGACAAAAGACTTCTTTGAAACAGGTGATGGAGAAGGAAAAGACATGCTTCCACCAGAAATTGAGATTTTATACGAATTAGATAAGGATAGACTTACTCCAGAAGCAAAAGCTAAACTAGATAACTTTGTAGTTTTCTTAAATGAATACTTAGAAATGTATCCAGAAGCAAAACTGATTATGGGTTCTCATACCGATTCAAGAGGTTCAAATGGATATAATCAACGTCTTTCTCAACGTCGTGCTAATTCAGCTGTAAAATATATCATTGAAAAAGGAATTTCTAAAGACAAAATCAAAGCAGTAGGTTATGGCGAAACTCGTTTGAAGATTCCTAGAGCTAAAAATGAAGAAGAGCATCAACTCAACCGTCGTACTACGGTAGAGGTAGTGAAATAG
- a CDS encoding polysaccharide deacetylase family protein — MRFKPYPHKSGKIVRWLFPNLLWFKPTEKPTIYLTFDDGPIPEITENVLSILEKFDAKATFFCIGDNVKKHPHIFKKVVEAGHSVGNHTQNHLNGWTTENEMYYENINKGKTSILEEYSNLDMFEQVSLFRPPYGRITPEQFQKISTEYQIVMWDVLTGDFDKFLSRKVCLQKSIECTESGSIVTFHDSIKAAKNMLYTLPRYLEYFSEKGFVFERL, encoded by the coding sequence ATGCGTTTTAAACCTTATCCTCATAAAAGTGGTAAAATTGTTCGGTGGCTTTTTCCAAATCTGCTTTGGTTTAAGCCTACCGAAAAGCCTACTATTTATTTAACGTTTGATGATGGACCCATTCCAGAAATCACGGAAAATGTACTTTCTATTTTAGAAAAATTTGATGCAAAAGCAACTTTTTTTTGTATTGGGGATAATGTAAAAAAACACCCTCATATTTTTAAAAAAGTAGTAGAGGCTGGTCATTCTGTCGGCAATCATACGCAAAATCATCTAAATGGCTGGACTACTGAAAATGAAATGTATTATGAAAACATAAATAAGGGCAAAACCAGTATTTTAGAAGAATATTCCAATTTAGACATGTTTGAACAGGTCTCACTTTTTCGTCCACCGTATGGAAGAATTACGCCAGAACAGTTTCAAAAAATATCGACAGAATATCAGATTGTGATGTGGGATGTCTTGACAGGTGATTTTGATAAATTTTTATCTCGTAAAGTATGTCTTCAAAAGTCTATTGAATGCACTGAATCGGGTTCTATTGTTACGTTTCACGACAGTATAAAAGCTGCAAAAAACATGCTCTATACTTTGCCTCGTTACTTAGAATATTTTTCTGAAAAAGGGTTTGTTTTTGAGAGATTATAA